From the Cryptomeria japonica chromosome 2, Sugi_1.0, whole genome shotgun sequence genome, one window contains:
- the LOC131038074 gene encoding uncharacterized protein LOC131038074 gives MCAGEFWSVFIVSKYQKLARLIVLERLKTMVKMGKKQKAISTLVVVLGLISASIAIVAEIRQSMGNNGVSKKVEGDVKVCYNWEKQNQRVPQIGALAITILVLAQIIINVAGGWICCVPIGKNNDWVHAMLSLILCWVFFVIAIVLYIAGILLNSKKIFYCYDVTPGLFSGGAFSALLTVASGVLYYIKVSALTTSEDKTVSFDL, from the exons ATGTGTGCAGGGGAGTTTTGGAGTGTATTTATAGTTTCCAAGTATCAAAAGCTTGCAAGATTGATAGTATTAGAAAGATTGAAGACAATGGTCAAGATGGGGAAAAAGCAGAAAGCAATATCCACTTTGGTGGTAGTGTTGGGTCTCATCTCTGCTTCTATAGCCATCGTTGCAGAAATCAGGCAATCCATGGGA AATAATGGCGTTTCTAAAAAAGTGGAGGGCGATGTTAAGGTTTGCTACAATTGGGAGAAGCAGAACCAACGAGTTCCACAAATTGGAGCGCTAGCTATAACTATTCTTGTCTTGGCTCAAATCATCATAAATGTTGCAGGTGGTTGGATATGCTGTGTTCCCATTGGCAAGAATAATGACTGGGTCCATGCCATGCTTTCCCTTATTCTTTGCTG GGTTTTCTTTGTCATTGCGATTGTCTTGTATATAGCTGGAATTCTTCTTAACAGTAAGAAGATATTTTATTGTTATGATGTAACTCCTGGGCTGTTTTCAGGAGGAGCATTTTCAGCGTTGCTTACAGTAGCTTCTGGGGTTCTCTACTACATTAAAGTCTCTGCCCTAACCACCTCTGAGGACAAAACAGTTAGTTTTGATCTCTGA